CATTGCGAATGGCCTTGGCTCTGATGGACGGTACCGGATCATGCACACCGAGGTAGCTTTGCTGGACCTTCTTCCACCACGGCAAGGTGCGGCGTTGCGTATGATGCTTGCCGCTTGTTTGGAACTTGAGCCAATTTTGCGTGCAATAGGCCCAGACATTTTCAAGGCTCTTGAACGCATCCTNAATGCAATCGAGTCCGAGTGCCTTCAGCGCTTCGCGCCTGAGTTGGAATTCAACCCGAATGACCTTTTTGCCCTCCGGCACTTCTTCCAATTGCCAGATGTCGTACATCCACGTTTTCTTGGATTGAGACTGGATTTCCAGAGCCTTGTCATACAAGCGGGCACTGAGCTTGCCTTTACCAATGCTCATCCCTGAGAATTTGCGGTGCTGCATGTAGGTTGAATACTGCGTGGCTCTGGTGAAAGCCTTTTCGACAAGCGAAGGCTTCCACATGGCTTCAGGCATAAGGAGGTCCATGCAAAGATCCATGCGGCTTGGCTTGGTCTTCAACACTTTGGCCTCACACGCTTCAAGCCCGCGCAGTATGCTTGTTACCGAATCAACCAGCCCACGATGCCAAAGGGTTTCGGATCGGACTTCCACCATGGCGCTCGGCCGTTGCTTTGGGTCGATCCAATCGCCGATCCGTATGGCATATTCACGGCTTGTGAGTATCCAGCTATAGCCATTAGTGCCATGCGGCAGAACGGAAAAGGGAATATTTCTCTCTTGCTCGGGATCATAGATGAAGACAGGGCTGGGCTTTTGATCCTTTGCAGCACACGCTTTTGCTTCTTCCAGAATCTTGAACGTCTTTTCATCCTTCCACTGGATATCCAGAGCCAGATTCAGGGAATCCACGCCGCCCGTAAGCACTTGCACACCCTTTTGGGGCCTCGTTTTCACCTTTGGAGGGGGGCTGATAGTCATTCGCCCCCCTTTAGAGGGCTGCCTCTGACGATTTCCGTTGGTTTGAGATTTGTTTTGCATGTGATTTGATTAGGAAATCAAACACGAAAGCACCCGGACACATCGAAAGAAAAAAATGTCCGGGTGCTCGGTTGGGCCGGGTGGTATACTAGCTGATTTTGCTCGCCCTCGTTGGGGCAGAAGAGCATGAGCGTCCGAAGAATCAAGGCTGCCCTGCGGCTCGCTCCCTGCGGTCGCTCGGCCTTGATTCCACGGCCTTGCTCATGCTGCGTGGATGTCAGGCGACGGCGAGAGGGATGGCAACTTTTCAGCTCTGGCTCAAGGGATGGCTGGGGGAAGGCAGGGCTAAGGGAGGTCTTTCAAGGGTTTGGGGCGCTTTCGAATCGCCCTGTAGAGGGCATCATCCGTCATTTCGGCTAGATCGAGGTCATGTGGGCCTAGCCCTTCCTCTTGCGCCAAAGAGTCGAAGATTCCTCTTATCTCAGGAATGTTTATAGGGTAGCCCATGCGTACGGCCATGGAATCGACAAACTGAGCCCAAGTGATCTTGCACTGTTTCGGGGTGAGTTTCGGTAAATCAGTCTGAAAAGCCTTGCCGATCTGCTCCAACTTGGGTCGGTCAATAGCCAAGGACCATTCGAGAACCCATTGCGCTATCCGGGGTTCAGCAACAACAGACTTATCGACCACAATAAGACGACAGATCGTGTCCAAATCCCCGTGTCGAGCCTTTCGGAGAAGGTTGGGAGGATAGTCACCATACAGGGCAATGCAAGGAACCCAGACGAGAGCCATGAACGCCAGTTCAATGGAAAACTGTCCTTCGGCGGTTAGCTCTGGTTCAACCCTTTTTGCCGATTGGTCATGGAAATCCTGCATACGGAAGCCATCCGGTAAGGAGGCGCTGCCATAAGGCTTATCGAATGGGCCAAGGTCATTCAGACCAAAAGAACGGAATATCCCGTCAGTCAGGCGGCGATGATTTCGGTAAAAAGAAAGCCACTTGGCTAACTCGGCGCTTGCTATTGGCTTTTGCTGGCGCTCTGCCTCACGTCTGAAATCATGGATGCCGTAGGATGTGATCCATGAGGCAGCTAGGTGGCGGAGGATTTGGAACTGTATGTGGGGGACAGACATTGAGTTTCAGTAGAACAGCGAAGGCCCGGATGCAAATGAAGGGGAATGACTGCAGGATAGAGGAAACCAGAATCTTATATGAGCTCTGTGAAAGAAGCTCTAAGGGGTGTTCACCGGAAAGGAACCTTCAAGGCAAGACGGCTTTTGAACTCAGTGGGAAATCTTCTTCTCTTCTTGGACATTAAAAGCCTCCTTTGGCCTTCTTACGTCCACTTTAAGTTGTGGCCCAATATCTCAGACTCACCTCTTTTTTTCTTGATCGACTCATTTCCAGATGTCTATACTTTTCTATCAATGAACTACACGCTCAACGTCAAAATCGAATACCCTGTGCCAGCAATTCTGAAGATAACGTGTTGCTGTGCCTAAAAATAGGCCTCTTTTATCTCTGTTAGTAGCCTTGAAAAAGATTCTTCCTTTAGCTTCGTTAGGTGTGGAGAAATAAAAATACTTCTTTCTCCTGAACTTAGGTCGCGCATAGTAATCGGCTCAACGGAGAGATCCTCATAAGAGCCATCTGAATACCTTGCAATATTGAGTGTAGTGTTGCCTAATCTGATGTCTCCATACGTCTGAGGTGTGACAAAATCAAAATAGAATAAAAACTTTTCAACTCGGGCTCCGCTTGTCATTTCTAGAACAAAATACCATTTGACTATTTTTTCTATTATGTCGACTTTCCCAGATAAGTATTCACAAGTGGGAAGAGAGTAATCTTCAATAGATATATTGAAGCCTCTGTTTTTAACTAAGAAGATATTTGTGCAATATTTCGCCATGTGCAAAATAGATTCGTAGAGATAGCTGTCGCAACTTTTGGACTTAGCAGCAAAAACTGGTGATGAGCTTGTTTTCTTGATTTTTGGTTGATCCTTTTGGGGTTTGTCTTCCTTAGGCTTCTCCTTTCGACTTGCAAATGAATTGTATGCTGACAGTGTCGATTTGAATTCATCAATAAAAAAAAGAATCAGTTCAGATAGGTCACCTGAAGAGGCGTTGTCTAGTGAATTGATGTATCTGTTCCTGTTCTCGGAGCTTACCAGCATCGGAGGAAGTCCGTTATTAATAAGTAAGCAGTTTAGTAGCAAGCGTGCTGTTCTGCCGTTACCGTCTTCAAAGGGGTGAATGAAAACAAATTTCGTATGCATGCTAACTGCAAACTCTAGAGGGGAACGATCATCTTTCTTTGTTCTGATCTCTTCTGCGAGCTCATGCATTAAAGCAGGCACAGTGGCTGCATTGGGGGGAGTGATTTTAGCTCCCCCAATTCGCACAGGACCGGAACGGTATTCTCCGGCGTTATCAGCCACTCCAGAAAGTAACTGCCTGTTAAGTTCTCTAATAAAGTTTTCTGGTGAATCGCTTACCGTATTACAGTTGTGCGTCATCCAGGTGTATGCTTTCCCAAGATTCCTGACTTCCGTTGTCGAAGATTCATTCGGATTATTTTCTTCGATGATTTTTTCGGTTTCGCCTTTGCTAAAGTCTATTTGCTCAATTTTGTTCGAATGATATACGTGCTCTGCCTTAATCCTGTCAGCATATGCTATGATTTTAGATTTGTTGAATGTGGTTTTCCCGAGTTCCTCATGGATTCTATGTAATTTGTTTTTGGTTTTTTTGTTTACAATGTATGATGGGTATGACTCGATGTTGAGCGACGATTCTTTTTTTGTATGAACTTTGACTAGGTAGCTGTTGGAATTTCCAAAGTCGAACCCATAGTATATGTTTCCTTCTCGTATGTGTAAGTTGGGGAATTCAAATTCAGGCAGAGAGACTTTTTCATATCCTGACTTTGCCCGCGCACCCTTTCCTTTCACGTAAAGATTACATTTGATGTAACCATCCTCTTTAAATTCAATCTCAATTTTGGCTTTAGAAGCCGCCTTGCCATTAAATGGCAATCGCGCAATGTCGTCAGAGAAGTTTAATTGACATTCAGTTTCGCTTCCAAAGGGTTTGTTTGAGAAGCAGTAGAGTATTTTGTCTTCAAGGGGGAAAGGAGTCTCAATAGCAAGGTTTGTTTTATAATTGTCTAGGATATATGGGCTGAGCGTTAATCTGCCATTCTTTATGCTACTTCCTCCGTTTAGAATTTTTACGGGAATGATTGGAGAGCTTCTGTCTCTTCTTATTCCGAAATACAGTTCATTAAGAAGGCAGGGTGCGAGTTTGTCACTCATCAGGGAGGGTTGCCTGTCTGATTGGTACTTACACTCACACGCCAACCCGGTGGCTACTGTGGCAGCAAGGTTTTGGCTCCTTAAAATATCTTTTTGACTGATGGTATCCGCAAATGCTTTATAGATGAGCAAGGGAAGGAACGGGAGGTTAGAGGACCCGCCTGCACAGATGATCTTGGAAATTTTGATAGGGTCTTTGTCGCCACGTTTGGTCGATTTAATCTTTTGATTAGCGTCACTGATTGTGTTTTCAATAATAGGAAGCCACTCTTTCTCCCATATTTTTATAACAATTTTCTTTATGTCATTCCCGTTCAGAGTTGTTGATATTTCCGATTCATGATGAAGCCATCCGGGAGGGAATGTTAATTTTACAGAATTCTTTGAGCAATTGTGGTGGAGTTTTTTGCCTCGGAGCTCGCCGCAAAGCTTGATCTTCGCGTCTTCCACGAGCATTAGAGTTGGTTTTTTACCTGACAATGCCCGGTTCATCGGATCTTCTTTCCATGCAACTCCACTTTTTGAGATACTGGATTGCCCTAGGGTTTTCTTGGACACCGAATTGGGCGTAACAAACGTCCAGGAGGTGACCGACAATGGGAAAGAATTGACTGACTAGCTTTTCCAACAAAAGCTGATCGACCTTACTCCCCCCATCAAAATCCGCATTAATCCCTAGTGGGACAGAATAAGATCCTGATCGATGAATATTTCCATCTTTTTTGGATCTGACGATGCAACTATTAAAAGTGCTTCCACCAATGTCGATGATCAAGACATCTTCTTTTTGTTTTAGAGCAGCTCGTTTTTGGGATGCTTTTTTGTATGAATTATAAATTGCTAGCGGTTCATGAAAAAATTCAGGTTGCTCCATTTTTAATTCAGTAAAAATGTCGCGAATGTTTGCTCGATATCTCTCTGCCCAGGACGGGTCAGGTATGGCTGGTACGCCTACTACCACTTTGCCAGGAACAGCATGTGAGCCAAGCGCCTTTTCGATAAAGATTTTTGCAGCTTCTTTTGCGCTGAGAACTTTGGTGTCTCTATCGTGGATGCCAGAAGGGGCGATCCAGTATTTTTTCCTTGTGAATTCTTTTTCGCTTTGTCCGAGATCTTTTTTGAAATTGAAGACATTGGTAATACCTTTTAGGCCACTTGCTCTAGCTTCTGTCCCAATTGAGTGTTCATTTTTTTCTAAGCTATACGATACAACTGTAGGAATTTGATCCTCTGAGAGTTTAATAAGTACACTTTTTTGCATAATGTTTTTCTGGATTGGGGATTAGACAATTGTTTTTTATCAGTCTATAACCCATGACGATGGCAATGCCAAGATGTGAGCTTAAAAGTCGACCTATTCAGCTTTCCTCAATGCCTCGTATTTAGGGCAAGTTATTTAAGGTCTCTCCTTCAACCGTAATTAAGTAGTTCAAAGTGCTCCTATCAAAGCTCATAGCATCTCTCTTCCAAAATTGAGATAATCATCCGGGTTTTCCATATAATCTCATGGTGATGAGGATTAGGTGGAAATACGGACAGATGGTCCCTGTCGCCTATATCACAAGTGCATGTTTTTTCAGAACTAGAGCTCTGTAAAATTCTTGAATAATAGACTTTACCTCTGCTAATTCACGTCGAAGTATGAGGATTCGAGTCTCTTTGGTTTTGTCCTAAAATCAGTTTCTTACGTAAGCTTGAGCCATTTTCATGCCGTTTTCGTGTTCGGTGGTTTGTTTTCATGGATTCCGCATAGCTTTCAGGTGATCCAACAAAGTGGACCTACTTTTGTCACTCAAGATGATTAGCTGGATAGGATAGTAATTCTCGAAGCGAAAGAACGTGAGAAATAGAATCGATCTTACATGGTGGAACGGTACTACTTTAGTGGGCCCACAGGTGGGCCCTTTAAACCCACCGAGCCGCACCGAGGCTTCGTACGCCCCAATAATATTCAATAAAAACGGCGGTGATTAGCTAGGTCACGTGCCTGTCACGCCGGAGGCCGAGGGTTCGAGTCCCTTCGGCTCCGCCATTAAAATCAAAGGGTTACACGAAAGTGTGACCCTTTTTTTGTGCCGTTTTCGCGTTTCGTGGCTCGTCTTCGTGGCTTCAGGTGGCACACAGCTTTTTCGGCACTTTTCTCAACTTGGCTGTACCTCATCAGCTTTCACCTTCTGCCTTGTCCCACAGGCCGTGTTCGCTCGACGGCGTCCGCATGGCCTTGTCCAAGGCGCTCACCGCCCGGTTGTTTCTGGTGGTGCGGTGGATGTACCGTTCCGTCGTGCGTGTAGAGGTATGGCGAAGCAACTGCTGGATGTCCAGAATGTTTGCTCCGGTCTCCATGCCGATGCTTGCCGACAGGTGGCGGATGCCGTGAAACCCGAATTGCCTGACCCCGGCTTTGTCGCACAGCTTGCTCAGCCACCGATTGTGGCTGTCCCGGACCATCCAAAGGGACTGATCAAACACAAATTCCGCTTTTCCGGCTTGCAGCTTGCGTTTGGCAAGCTCTGCCCGGAGAGCGTCGGCCATGGGAACTTCATCAAATTCCCAGTTTCCGCCACGGCGCTTTTGCGTCCACAAGCCAACAGTGCCTTTGTCGAAATCCACCTCGCTCCACTTGATGCGGAAGATTTCCGACTTCCGGCCAGCCGTAAAGAAGGTGGTCAGGAGCACGAACCGCTCATATTCGTCAGCAGTGTCCAGCACCGTTTTGAAATCCGCAAACGGCGGAACATAGCGGGGGTGCCGCTTTTCAGGGAACTTGTCGACCAGCTGAAACGGGTTGACTCGATTCATATTGTGGTATTTGGCTCCCCAGTTCCATGCGGCGACGAGATTCTTGCGGTCTTTGTTTGCCGTGTTGCCGTTCTTTCGCCGGTTCAGCTTGCTCAGATGATCCAGCGCAACGGCGGGGCTTATCTCGCCAACCGGCATTTCCGGCCTGATGCTGTCTCTAAACAGCCGCTTGAAGGCCCGACGTTTTGAATCATACGTCTTTTCCGACCAAGTGGTCTTGGCGTAATCCAAGTACCGTTCGGCCCACTCCCCGGCAACAAGGAGTCTGCCGACAGTGTCCAAGTCCTTGCGCTTTTGGCGATCAGCCAGTTCAAGCACCTTGAGGGTCTCGCGTTCCCACGCTTCGGCTTCTCGCTTTCTGTCAAAGAGCTTTGTGCGTCGAAGCTGCTTTCCAACCGACGGGGTAAAACGCACCGCGCCCCGCCACTTTTTTCCTTCCTTGTAAGGCATGTAGGTATCCTCTTCTCGGAAGGCCGCTTATTTACCTGAAGATATTACCAAAGATCATGTAAAGACGTCAATTTCCGCTTGCGCTGGCGAGGAGCGTCACAACCCCTTGAAACCTCACGCTCGGAAACATTTACGCACCCCTGACGCATGTACGCCTCCACAGCTTGACGATGAAAGCGAATCCCTCGCTTCCCCACCGTGAACGCACCAAGAAGCTGCTTCATGTCCGCACGCCGCACAAGGCTTTCGGAGCAATTCAGCATCTTCGCTACGTCTTTGACTTTCAACACTTCGGGCACCAAACGACCATCCTGATTGTTGGTTAACCCGCCTGCTTACAACGTGCGAAACGGAAATCTCTAGGTTCAGGGGTAGGTTTTTTGAAAATTTATATTTATTTAAATCATGTGGTTATGAAAATCGTCAAAAAAGGTCGTTCCGAAAGATGCTTTTCTGCTCATCCAGACCTTCTCCCTGACTTGTTAGGGAAAGAACTGAGAAGCCCCCTTGCGGGGGCTTCTGTCATCTAATCTTGCTTGACCCAAGGTAGGCATCAGAGATGTCTCGCCGGCCTGGGGAATGGCCAGCCATGACCTCGATTTGGTCCCGGGCCTCGCTGTCCAGTGACGGCCACTGAGTCCCGGCGGTTTTCTCAGCTTCTTGCACAAAGTCTTCATGAGACCGGTGCTGGTTTGGTGGCTGGAAGCCTGTGTGTTCCACGTAAACCTGTCTGAAACGCTCGTGTCGGTTGCCATGAAGCGTGTAACCCAACCTCTTTTTTGTCAGGCCACTTTTTCGTGCGGCATAGTCTAAGCGATTCAGCCAGG
The sequence above is drawn from the Desulfovibrio oxyclinae DSM 11498 genome and encodes:
- a CDS encoding Fic family protein encodes the protein MSKKTLGQSSISKSGVAWKEDPMNRALSGKKPTLMLVEDAKIKLCGELRGKKLHHNCSKNSVKLTFPPGWLHHESEISTTLNGNDIKKIVIKIWEKEWLPIIENTISDANQKIKSTKRGDKDPIKISKIICAGGSSNLPFLPLLIYKAFADTISQKDILRSQNLAATVATGLACECKYQSDRQPSLMSDKLAPCLLNELYFGIRRDRSSPIIPVKILNGGSSIKNGRLTLSPYILDNYKTNLAIETPFPLEDKILYCFSNKPFGSETECQLNFSDDIARLPFNGKAASKAKIEIEFKEDGYIKCNLYVKGKGARAKSGYEKVSLPEFEFPNLHIREGNIYYGFDFGNSNSYLVKVHTKKESSLNIESYPSYIVNKKTKNKLHRIHEELGKTTFNKSKIIAYADRIKAEHVYHSNKIEQIDFSKGETEKIIEENNPNESSTTEVRNLGKAYTWMTHNCNTVSDSPENFIRELNRQLLSGVADNAGEYRSGPVRIGGAKITPPNAATVPALMHELAEEIRTKKDDRSPLEFAVSMHTKFVFIHPFEDGNGRTARLLLNCLLINNGLPPMLVSSENRNRYINSLDNASSGDLSELILFFIDEFKSTLSAYNSFASRKEKPKEDKPQKDQPKIKKTSSSPVFAAKSKSCDSYLYESILHMAKYCTNIFLVKNRGFNISIEDYSLPTCEYLSGKVDIIEKIVKWYFVLEMTSGARVEKFLFYFDFVTPQTYGDIRLGNTTLNIARYSDGSYEDLSVEPITMRDLSSGERSIFISPHLTKLKEESFSRLLTEIKEAYF
- a CDS encoding Hsp70 family protein, which produces MQKSVLIKLSEDQIPTVVSYSLEKNEHSIGTEARASGLKGITNVFNFKKDLGQSEKEFTRKKYWIAPSGIHDRDTKVLSAKEAAKIFIEKALGSHAVPGKVVVGVPAIPDPSWAERYRANIRDIFTELKMEQPEFFHEPLAIYNSYKKASQKRAALKQKEDVLIIDIGGSTFNSCIVRSKKDGNIHRSGSYSVPLGINADFDGGSKVDQLLLEKLVSQFFPIVGHLLDVCYAQFGVQENPRAIQYLKKWSCMERRSDEPGIVR
- a CDS encoding tyrosine-type recombinase/integrase, whose protein sequence is MPYKEGKKWRGAVRFTPSVGKQLRRTKLFDRKREAEAWERETLKVLELADRQKRKDLDTVGRLLVAGEWAERYLDYAKTTWSEKTYDSKRRAFKRLFRDSIRPEMPVGEISPAVALDHLSKLNRRKNGNTANKDRKNLVAAWNWGAKYHNMNRVNPFQLVDKFPEKRHPRYVPPFADFKTVLDTADEYERFVLLTTFFTAGRKSEIFRIKWSEVDFDKGTVGLWTQKRRGGNWEFDEVPMADALRAELAKRKLQAGKAEFVFDQSLWMVRDSHNRWLSKLCDKAGVRQFGFHGIRHLSASIGMETGANILDIQQLLRHTSTRTTERYIHRTTRNNRAVSALDKAMRTPSSEHGLWDKAEGES
- a CDS encoding helix-turn-helix domain-containing protein, translating into MPEVLKVKDVAKMLNCSESLVRRADMKQLLGAFTVGKRGIRFHRQAVEAYMRQGCVNVSEREVSRGCDAPRQRKRKLTSLHDLW